The following are encoded together in the Patescibacteria group bacterium genome:
- a CDS encoding DUF2304 family protein gives MLQQTIALIIIAFFLARLYWQKQKNYIGINEFLFWLIFWILAAVLIISLKFLDKLVAGLGFSGSGIEVLLYLSVAVLFYFVFRLRLKLEKIEKDITKVVQNIALKDNNANNKDN, from the coding sequence ATGCTGCAACAAACAATCGCGCTTATAATCATCGCTTTTTTTCTCGCCCGGCTTTATTGGCAAAAACAAAAAAATTATATCGGCATAAATGAATTTTTATTTTGGCTTATTTTTTGGATTTTAGCTGCAGTTTTAATAATTTCTTTGAAATTTCTCGATAAATTAGTGGCCGGGCTGGGCTTTAGCGGCTCGGGCATTGAAGTCTTATTATATTTAAGCGTGGCCGTGCTATTTTATTTTGTTTTCCGCTTAAGGCTAAAATTGGAAAAAATTGAAAAGGATATTACTAAAGTCGTGCAAAATATTGCTTTAAAAGATAATAACGCGAATAATAAAGATAATTAG